Proteins encoded together in one Aminipila butyrica window:
- a CDS encoding dihydrolipoyl dehydrogenase family protein, with translation MTRYDMVVIGSGAGLMVLEEALKQGLKCALVEKSKIGGTCLTKGCIPSKMLVYPADFIRDMERAGRIGIGVGKPELHWDTISKNMWEQIDFHEKIEKNLLSMSNLHVYKGAGRFTGPDSLAVWYEDGRPEDHISGEKFILAAGARSFVPDILGLEATGYLTSETFFGEKFPDKPWESLVIIGGGAISTEFAHIFSAFGTKVTILARASTILNKEEEEIAQFVTQQFVQSGVEILTDVDVTSVSKDKYGKYVTAVNRVTGERQTILCQEILIAAGVQSNGDTLDLEHTGVEVDRRGWISTNEYLETTQKNIWALGDLNGKYQFRHKANYEALILSHNLFKAGKEKRREAFYDVVPWTIFTHPQVAHVGMTEREAQKSGLAYKTAKNYYSEVVGGIAMGFRKQDGDNGFIKIIVGQNKKILGVHIVGPQAALLLQPFVYLMNEGYECPQMGTYEPISESMVIHPSLNELTAWVFEKFD, from the coding sequence ATGACACGGTATGATATGGTAGTAATCGGAAGCGGAGCAGGCCTGATGGTCTTAGAGGAAGCGTTGAAGCAAGGCTTGAAGTGCGCTTTGGTGGAGAAGTCAAAGATCGGCGGAACCTGCCTGACAAAAGGCTGTATTCCGTCGAAAATGTTGGTCTATCCGGCGGATTTTATCCGGGACATGGAGCGGGCAGGTCGTATTGGTATCGGTGTCGGCAAGCCGGAGCTCCATTGGGACACCATATCAAAAAATATGTGGGAGCAAATTGACTTTCATGAGAAAATTGAGAAGAACCTGCTGAGCATGTCGAATCTTCACGTATATAAAGGAGCTGGCCGATTCACTGGACCAGATAGCCTCGCAGTTTGGTATGAAGATGGCAGACCGGAAGATCATATTTCCGGGGAAAAGTTCATCTTGGCGGCAGGAGCCAGAAGCTTTGTTCCCGACATCCTGGGATTGGAAGCAACCGGTTATCTGACTTCCGAAACCTTTTTTGGCGAAAAGTTCCCGGACAAGCCTTGGGAAAGTCTGGTGATTATTGGCGGCGGGGCTATCAGCACAGAATTTGCCCACATTTTCTCCGCTTTTGGCACCAAGGTGACTATTTTGGCCAGGGCTTCCACCATCCTTAACAAGGAAGAAGAAGAAATTGCCCAGTTTGTCACCCAGCAGTTTGTTCAAAGCGGCGTGGAGATTTTGACGGATGTTGATGTGACTTCTGTCTCCAAAGACAAGTATGGGAAATATGTTACTGCTGTCAATCGGGTGACTGGAGAACGTCAAACGATTCTATGCCAGGAGATTCTGATAGCTGCTGGGGTTCAGTCCAACGGCGACACCTTGGATTTGGAGCATACTGGAGTGGAAGTAGATCGGCGGGGCTGGATTTCCACCAACGAATATTTGGAAACTACTCAGAAAAACATCTGGGCTTTAGGAGATCTTAACGGAAAGTATCAATTCCGGCACAAGGCCAACTATGAGGCTTTGATTTTAAGCCACAATCTCTTTAAAGCCGGCAAAGAAAAGCGGCGGGAAGCCTTTTATGATGTAGTGCCTTGGACCATTTTTACCCATCCGCAGGTGGCACATGTGGGTATGACGGAACGGGAGGCGCAGAAGAGCGGCCTTGCTTATAAGACGGCAAAAAACTACTACTCGGAAGTGGTGGGGGGCATTGCTATGGGCTTTCGCAAGCAGGATGGGGACAATGGCTTCATCAAGATTATTGTGGGACAAAACAAGAAGATTCTAGGGGTTCACATTGTAGGTCCGCAGGCGGCACTGTTGTTGCAGCCATTCGTCTATTTGATGAACGAAGGCTATGAGTGTCCGCAAATGGGCACCTATGAGCCTATCAGTGAGTCCATGGTTATTCACCCGTCTCTGAACGAATTGACGGCTTGGGTATTTGAAAAATTCGACTGA
- a CDS encoding DNA/RNA non-specific endonuclease → MNRVRPIMAAVLLIAVLLFSGCSQEVGQLASEELARIAAENSAQKTAEAAEPSREAGTIVAIDSIPAYSGEAYIAIGNNQPTFSEEELSRQAFEQYSPLDALGRCGTAYANIGTELMPSEKRGSIGQVKPTGWQTVKYDNVDGKYLYNRCHLIGYQLTAENANERNLITGTRYLNVKGMLPFENLVADYIKETGNHVLYRVTPVYDGDNLLASGVLMEGYSVEDRGDGVCFYVYAYNVQPGIQIDYASGYSKLIEDSDASDYLGQAEEAEIRGNSRSKVYHSPGQSAYGEMEESKYLVVFHSEEEALDAGYRKAKR, encoded by the coding sequence ATGAACAGGGTAAGACCTATAATGGCAGCAGTGCTTCTCATAGCAGTGCTGCTCTTTTCTGGTTGCAGCCAGGAAGTCGGACAATTGGCATCAGAGGAACTCGCGAGGATTGCTGCAGAAAATTCTGCGCAAAAAACGGCGGAGGCGGCAGAACCGAGCAGGGAGGCCGGGACGATTGTTGCAATAGACAGTATTCCAGCTTACAGCGGGGAGGCTTATATTGCCATAGGCAATAATCAGCCTACTTTTTCTGAGGAGGAGTTGTCCAGACAAGCTTTTGAGCAGTATAGCCCGCTGGATGCTTTGGGTCGGTGTGGAACGGCCTATGCTAACATCGGAACTGAGTTGATGCCCAGCGAAAAGCGAGGGAGCATCGGGCAGGTAAAGCCAACTGGCTGGCAAACCGTGAAATACGATAATGTGGATGGAAAATACTTATATAACCGCTGCCACCTGATTGGTTACCAGCTTACCGCTGAAAATGCCAACGAACGAAACCTGATAACGGGGACGCGATATTTAAACGTAAAGGGTATGCTTCCCTTTGAAAATCTAGTAGCAGACTATATAAAGGAAACAGGCAATCACGTCTTGTACCGAGTAACGCCTGTCTATGACGGAGATAATCTTCTGGCCAGCGGCGTTCTTATGGAAGGTTATTCTGTAGAAGACCGGGGAGACGGAGTCTGTTTCTACGTCTATGCCTACAATGTGCAGCCGGGCATCCAAATTGACTATGCCAGCGGTTACAGCAAGTTGATTGAAGACAGTGATGCTTCTGACTATTTAGGTCAGGCAGAAGAGGCGGAAATACGAGGCAATTCTCGGTCTAAGGTATATCATAGCCCGGGGCAGTCCGCGTATGGAGAGATGGAAGAATCCAAATATCTAGTCGTGTTTCATAGCGAAGAGGAAGCCTTGGATGCAGGTTATCGAAAGGCCAAGCGGTAA
- a CDS encoding ribonuclease Z codes for MIVITCIDDHNGLMFNNRRQSKDFVVQRDIIEIVKHRPIYMSEYSYKMFADFHSPNIRVEDESLLKAKQGEYCFVENQRLLNYEDKIEKMIIYRWNREYPADVFLDLSLDSWKRVETEDFKGSSHEKITREVYRK; via the coding sequence ATGATTGTTATTACGTGCATAGATGATCATAATGGTCTGATGTTTAATAATAGAAGACAGAGTAAGGATTTTGTAGTGCAAAGGGATATTATAGAGATCGTGAAACATAGGCCGATTTATATGAGTGAATATTCCTATAAGATGTTTGCTGATTTTCATTCACCAAACATCCGAGTGGAGGATGAATCTTTGTTAAAGGCCAAGCAGGGAGAGTATTGCTTTGTAGAGAATCAACGTCTTCTGAATTATGAAGATAAAATAGAAAAAATGATTATTTACAGATGGAATCGGGAGTATCCGGCCGATGTCTTCTTAGACCTTTCCTTAGATAGTTGGAAAAGGGTGGAGACAGAGGACTTCAAGGGGTCTTCCCATGAAAAAATAACGAGGGAGGTTTATAGGAAATGA
- a CDS encoding aminoacyl-histidine dipeptidase — protein sequence MEDRVLENQEPIDVFFYFEELSKIPRGSGNEQAVSDYLVSFAKAHGLDVLQDAALNVLIKKPGSPGYENRPGVVIQGHMDMVCEKAPGVLHDFLNDPIGLQVRDDMLYATGTTLGADNGIAVAMGLALLAAEDIPHPPLELLVTTCEETGMDGAHALDPKTISGRTLINIDSEEEGILTVSCAGGCSARISLPVSWEKPDMEMAFLTLTVEGLKGGHSGIEIHKGRANANKLLARVLNHLSTEINFVLCSIDGGSKHNAIARDARSVIGIRKEDDALLRKQLKELEIVLQDEFKTVDPDLCIRLTPPENQPKHVFIAASAHQIIQFLYLIPNGVQTMSMDIEGLVESSLNLGVIQTKQDSVEIISAIRSSVGSIKANIFHTIVSLANLTNGQVIEESSYPEWRYNPESKIRTVFADTYEKMFGKKPVMDAIHAGLECALFDEMFAGQMDMISIGPTMVGVHTAEEHLSIPSTKRTWEFLKEVLKAMN from the coding sequence ATGGAAGACAGAGTGTTGGAAAACCAAGAGCCTATTGATGTGTTTTTCTATTTTGAAGAACTCAGCAAGATCCCCAGAGGTTCCGGCAACGAACAGGCAGTTAGTGATTATCTGGTCTCTTTTGCAAAGGCTCATGGTTTGGATGTCCTGCAGGATGCAGCACTAAATGTGCTGATCAAAAAACCGGGCAGCCCAGGCTATGAAAACAGACCCGGAGTAGTCATTCAAGGTCATATGGATATGGTCTGTGAAAAAGCCCCCGGTGTCCTCCACGATTTTTTAAACGATCCAATTGGTCTACAGGTGCGTGATGACATGTTATATGCCACAGGTACAACGCTGGGAGCCGATAATGGTATCGCGGTTGCCATGGGCTTGGCCCTGCTGGCGGCAGAAGACATTCCCCATCCCCCGTTGGAGCTGTTAGTTACTACTTGTGAAGAAACTGGCATGGACGGAGCTCACGCTCTAGACCCTAAAACCATCTCCGGTAGAACCCTAATTAACATCGACTCCGAAGAAGAAGGTATTCTAACGGTTAGCTGTGCTGGAGGATGCTCCGCTCGGATTAGCCTTCCCGTGTCTTGGGAGAAACCTGATATGGAGATGGCCTTTCTAACCTTGACTGTTGAAGGTCTTAAGGGAGGACATTCTGGAATTGAGATTCACAAAGGCAGAGCCAATGCAAATAAGCTGCTTGCCCGCGTGCTGAACCATTTGAGCACAGAGATTAATTTTGTTTTATGCTCTATAGACGGCGGTTCCAAGCACAATGCAATAGCCCGTGACGCTCGCTCTGTCATCGGAATCCGTAAGGAAGATGACGCTTTGCTGCGCAAGCAATTAAAGGAACTAGAGATCGTCCTGCAAGATGAATTCAAAACAGTAGACCCAGATCTCTGCATTCGTTTAACTCCACCAGAGAATCAGCCAAAACATGTTTTTATAGCTGCCAGTGCCCATCAAATCATCCAATTTCTGTATCTGATTCCGAATGGAGTTCAGACCATGAGCATGGATATTGAAGGCCTAGTAGAGAGTTCTTTGAATCTAGGGGTTATTCAGACAAAACAGGATTCAGTGGAAATCATCAGCGCAATTCGAAGCTCTGTGGGCAGTATTAAGGCAAATATTTTCCATACAATTGTTTCCCTTGCAAATCTTACTAACGGTCAGGTGATTGAAGAATCTTCTTATCCTGAATGGCGGTACAATCCTGAATCGAAAATCCGCACGGTATTTGCTGATACATATGAAAAGATGTTTGGTAAAAAGCCGGTGATGGATGCTATCCATGCTGGTCTGGAGTGTGCCTTGTTTGATGAAATGTTTGCCGGCCAAATGGATATGATTTCAATCGGGCCGACGATGGTAGGGGTTCACACAGCAGAAGAACATTTGAGCATCCCTTCTACCAAGCGAACATGGGAATTCTTGAAAGAAGTACTTAAAGCCATGAACTAA